In Solanum stenotomum isolate F172 chromosome 6, ASM1918654v1, whole genome shotgun sequence, one DNA window encodes the following:
- the LOC125867996 gene encoding probable methyltransferase PMT7: MDMSASLGGFAVALNTWPIWVMNVVSVTMNNTLSAIYDRGLIGTFHDWCDPFPTYPRSYDLLHANNLLSHYKGRDEGCLLEDIMLEMDRILRPQGNGGDQI, from the exons ATGGACATGAGTGCTTCCCTTGGTGGATTTGCAGTTGCTCTCAATACATGGCCGATCTGGGTGATGAATGTAGTTTCTGTAACAATGAACAACACCCTCTCTGCCATTTATGATAGGGGTCTTATAGGGACTTTTCATGACTG GTGTGATCCATTCCCCACGTACCCACGCTCTTATGATTTGTTGCATGCCAACAATCTTCTCTCTCACTATAAAGGTCGTGATGAAGGTTGTTTGCTTGAGGATATCATGCTGGAAATGGATCGTATCCTTCGACCTCAG GGAAATGGAGGTGATCAGATTTGA